The Astatotilapia calliptera chromosome 22, fAstCal1.2, whole genome shotgun sequence region AGTTTGTCTCAACAGCAGAAAAGACCCCACCTTTTACATTACTCCTGTGACCACATTTTTGACAGCGGGAACATAAAGAACATGCTGTTGTGTAGAAAAATTCCTCTGGATCTCCATGGTTTAAAAGCTGGCTTGACAGGAATTACAATTTTGGATTTAGAAGCAGTTTTTCCAATAGATGCCATTAAGCAGATTTGAAAGGGGTCACAGAATAATAGTGTCATTATCCAGAGTCTGtgactccgtgtttatgtttaagtttattattattatgagtttTTGTGCTCCTTTTTCACAtttcatgttcctatgttctgtgtcccccagtctgtgttaaGTTTGTGTGGGTTTTGTTCTGtcggtgtgtttcctgttttactgtcAAGGTCCGTGTCtaatctcagtgtgttcagtttacatgtCAGACAATCATgtctgattactcccagctttgccctccttctgtgtctcatttcctcgttatccctctgtgtctttaagccttgtgtttgcctctgtttGTGGCTGGTTCATCTGTGTATCGTCCTCCGTTGCCCTGTGTGGCTTCCCTATGTTTTCTACGTCTCCCTGCATctctgtttcatgtttgtttttgcttagcCTTTTCCAGTTTAGGTTACTCTTAGGTGTTTTTTGTACACCACATTCCTGTTTGTTTCGCCTTCGTGTTTATAAAGCTCGCTCTCTACTTAAGCAGTCTGCATCTTGGCTCCGTTAATAATTCAGACAAATAGTATGTCAGTAGTTAGTGTAGGCCAACTGAATAGAGCATTCTGATTGCCCTGCTAAATTCAAGCTGATTGTGTATTGGTGGACTTGTCTTCTGCACACAGGTTTTTCAGATCTGGAGTCAGTTGATGactttaaaataatcttttctgaCTGGATAATTAATGCTCACAGCATCTACCTGTCTGTAGTtgattttcccacattttaacTAACTTTTAACTAATCTAATCTCATTTAATTTCTCTGTTTATAGTCTGTATAGTTTATCTGCCCGCTAACACACTTAAAGTAGTCTTAAAATAAAACCCATAAAACAGTTCAAGCtgacatattttttatttgctcGTTTAATGCCAGTTGCCCTCTTTCTCTATGCGTCATTCATTCGCTTATACTCGGGAGAAAAGTACCCATTTGTATACTAGTCtagtgtatttttttccctctatctCTCTatgtctgtcacacacacagaccaacacacaGTCATGTATATGCTCATTAATGCTGTTCAACCTGATGATCAAATTTCCAAGCACCACCTGAACGCCTCATCTGTTTTTAACCCATCATTGGACCAACTGTCTTCATTCCGCTTTGCTATCTGCTGTGGTAAGTACAAAACATTCAGTActgcactgttttatttttatgatggtaaaaatacatttgacatTTAAACTCAGATATCAAGTCCAACAGAGTtcaaagaataaagaaagaaaaaaaaaaaaagaataacctTCGCTATCATTTATACAGGTTTGAGACATTTTGCTGTTAGCACCAGTGCTAACGCTAGCTTcaatgctaatgctagcaaCAATGCTAATGCTacaatgctaatgctagctataGTGCTAACACTAGCCTTAGCAGTTGTTAATTGTCAAAAAGAGTATTCCTGTGATAGTTATTGGCAGTCGGTGAGACAAAAGTAACAAATGAGCTTCATTATTGCCATTGTGGCTCAGTTTTAACAGTAAGAGTGCTAACGCTAGTAGCATTGCTAACGCTAGCTGCAATGCTAACGCTAGCTGCAATGCTAACGCTAGCTGCAATGCTAACACTAACTGAAGTGCTAATGCTAGCCGGAATGCTAGCGCTAGCAGCAATGCTAAGGCTAGTAACAGTCTAACAGTAGCCTTACATAAGTGGCAATACTTCAGGTAATTAGTTTGAATTATAAAATGACTGCTGTGTCAGCTGGTGTGCTATATTACTCTACAATTACCCTGCTGACTATAAGTTCAGTGTATTATGGTGTGTCGGTTTTGTATTTCTGTTAGTCTGATAATACTGTACAGACAACTAACATATTATTTCTCGTCTTACACTTTCAGGAACTTGACTGACATCTGTGCTTTGCCTGGTAGGTGTGCACATATTGTAAGAGAAGTAgaccaacataaaaaaaataatcggAATAATATAAACTGTAAAGTGATGGGTTCAAAGTTTTTGCTAGACCTTTTAAACACAATTTTATAACAAATACATATATGTACAGCTTAACAATTgggctaaaatattttttttcgtACATTTTTGTAGTCACACTACATGTGATTAGTTAATGATTCACTCAatcatatttgtatttaaaaatattattgctgaatttaattaaatatttattattttaaaaagtgcccAATTATGCAACTTTTTGCACATGGCAGCCGACAACAGTTTAGCttgaatatttgttttgtcctttttcagtagtCACAATTAGTTCATACAATTACCATGtgatattattttaataaaattattatatttttcttgtttttttgttcacagtgtgaagaagaagaagaagaaggaccaGATCTCCAGTCTTCTCTCTTACATCCCAACCCCCAAACCCCTCTGTCCTCTGTCTTGCTCCACCTGTTGTCTCTGCCTTCTTTCCATCTGTATTTCACTCTGTGGTTTGTGAGAAATTTTGCCAAACCAACAATCCTTTTGCGGTTTGATTTCAAAGCCGTGtctctcctgctctgtctgttcTCTCTGCTAAATTTTCTCTCTACCTGTTTTTCACTCTTggcttgctgctgaaaaacgCCAAGCcaacaaaacaataaagagTGCATATTTTGCCTCAACCTatgaacaaactgaacaaacaaagaaaaatctgcGGTTTGATTTCCAAGCCGTGTCTCTCCTGCTCTGCCTGTTCTCTCTTCTAAATTTTCTCTCTACCTGTTTTTCACTCTTggcttgctgctgaaaaacgCCAAGCCATTAAAGCAATAAAGAGTGCATATATTGCCTCTACCTGAGAACAAActgaacaacaaagaaaactaaTTCACGGTTTGATTGTGATTTCCCAGCCGTGTCTCTCCTGCTCTGCCTGTTCTCTCTTCTAAATTTTCTCTCTACCTGTTTTTCACTCTTggcttgctgctgaaaaatgCCAAGCCAATAAAGAGAGTGCATAATATTCTCTTGACTGAAGAACAAACTGTCAAACGAAAGACAACTGTTtaagacaaataaaaactgaaatataaagacAAAGACAACATCTCCTGGTGTGTGCCACTCTTATTTTATAAACATATTTTCTAAAGACTAAGAAACACTTGCAGGTGTGTGAAAATGCCAAGGAAGCAGAAAAAGTCACAAGCTGCAAAACAACGCTGGAAGAAGTTCCATGAGTTTCACAAAGTACCAATATGTGAACAGGCTGAGTTTGATTTTCCTCAGAGCTCTGCAGAAGACAGTGTGTCTACAAAGACCAATGCTGATGGTGTCAAACAGGCAGGTCAACATGTTCCTGCACATGTACAACAGGTATCCTATGCAGATGCTGTAAAGAGTGGACTGCAGCATGAATTTAATGAACAACATGAGGTGTCAAGTGCTCCACAGGTGGGTTATGCTGATTTTGTGAAAAGAGGCCGTCACAGTGATGTGGTAGGACGATCTCATGCAGAAAGAGTGAACCTTGAAAATCAACCATCTGTTACACAGGTCTGTGCATCTCACAGCCAGGCTCATCCCAAGTATGGAGACTCCAGAAACAAGCAGTGCACATGTAACTCACTCACATTTCTTGCTTTCCTTCATGAGAATGAAAACATGTCTACAGTTGACCTTAATCTGGTCTTGGATAAAGGTGATATGATGTACAAAGAGGCCAAGAAAAGATTTCCTAAAAATATTCATTTGGCAACCGATGAGCTGCCAGACAAAGTTGATGCTCGCTGGTCTATGTATGATGTCGACATGACACAGCCTTCCCGGTATGGGACATTTGAAGAACCTCCAGAGGAAGCAGTAGATACCTTTCTCAGCTTAGAAGCAGGACTGAGCTGCCTGTTGTCAGATGTGCAGTATGCCTTACTGATTATGAGTGGATTGTGTATAGCAGTGTTCAGATCCACATCAAGCAAATATGGTTTCTTTGATCCACACTCCAGAACAGCCAGTGGTCTTCCTCTACTACTACAGTCACGTAATCGTGGTACAGCAGTGATGCTGAAATTCACACTCCTCAGTGACATGATTAAGAGGATCCAAGATTCTTATGAAATGATGGAGATATCACCTTCTTGTAActatgaactgaagcctgtgcAGTTCTACAGTATGAGCACAGTCAACCTGAGTGATACTATCACAGACACAGTCTGCAGACCAACAGCTGCCACTGCTGTGGCACCTACTCACTCTGATACAACTGTTGATGAAGCAAACTCCTCTTCTCCAAGGAGAAACACAACCACTGATCTGACTGAGAACATCTTTTTTCAAATGTCCATTTGTACGCCACTGGTGGAACAAAAAGAAGACCATATGACTCAGTTCACATCATATGAAGATCAGAATGAACCTCCTAATATACCAACTGAAGAACTATGCAGTGAATTAAGTTTCCTTCCATCAAGTGATGCTTTTTCATGTCAATCAAATGCTGCCATAACAAATGTTGCTGCCTGTGACCTTTCTGATATAGTTttacaaaaagtgaaaaaagttaataaacaacaaaggcaaaaaatgaaaagaagattaaTGGCATCAGAGAAACCCAGaaatcagagaaaagaaaaccaaaaaaggaaagaacgACAAAAGTATGCTTCAAACAAAGagtacaaagaaaagaaaaaatcttgCACAAGCAAGGCATATAAAAACAATCCTGAagtcagacaaaaacaacaacagtataTGAAAAGACGTTactgtgaaaatgatgaattcagacagaaacaacagcaataTATTAGAAGACGTTactgtgaaaatgatgaattcagacagaaacaacagcaataTATTAGAAGACGTTactgtgaaaatgatgaattcagaaagaaacaaaaacaatatgttAAAAAACGTTTTTCTGAGAATGCTACAGttagaaagaaacaacaacaatatattAAAAGACGTTACTGTGAGAACGATGAATtcagaaagaaacaacaacaatatattAAAAGACGCTACTGTGACAATGCTGAatttagacaaaaacaaaaaaactatatCACTAAAAGGTATCAAGAGAGCCCAGAtttcagagagagacagagatctcGAGTGACTCAGCGTTATGCACGTGATAACGCATTCAGAGTAAGACACAAACAACTAATGAAACAACTAATGCGAGACAGGTATCAAAGTAATCTTGCCTTCAGGATTATGCACAATATGAGAtgtgcaatgaaaataaaaaggaaatacaGATGGGTGAACAGACAAACCCAAGAGAGTGACAACAGTGTGATTAACGAGGCCATATCTGTGTTCAAATCACAAATCAAAGTTGGACCATCATACCcatgtactgtatgtttcaAGGCTTCATTTCCAAACCAAGTACGACCCTGCACAAGGTCAAAGTATGTCAAAAACCCACATGTGGTTGCAACATGTTTGACTGGAAGATTTGTTCATGTTTGTGATGAAAACTGCAGAAATGAGCAGTGCAATGTTCCcgatgagagaaagagagagtggatTTGTCACACCTGCCACGATCATCTTAAAAATGGATCCATGCCAGCACTTGCTGTTGCCAATAAGTTGGATCTTGCTGATATTCCAGCTGAACTGTCTGATCTCAACATACTGGAGAGACATCTCATAGCCAAGTGCATACCATTTGCCAAGATCATTCCTCTTCCCAAAGGCAGACAAAGAGCAATTAGAGGAAATGTGGTCTGTGTCCCATCAGAGGTACAGGAAACTGTTGAAACACTACCTCGATTGAGAATTAATTCTCAGGTCATGAGAGTAAAATTGAAGAGACGCTTGTCTTACAAAGGTCATCAGCTGTTTCAGACTGTAAGCTGGTCTAAACTTGTGCAAGCACTGCATAAACTCAAGCAGATTCATCCACAGTATAAGGATGTGAGCATCAGAGATGATGCTGAGCTGTGTGATCCAACTCTtcctgatgaagatgatgaggatgatgatgatgaaaacatGAATGAGGACGATTATGATGAGGCTGATTTAATGGAAATTGACAGCTGTGAGAAAAATGCACTGAGTGAAgcacaaaatataaatgaacagGACATTGACATGTTACCCTGTGATGGTGAACAATCGCATGAACAGATGAGAGATGATTCAGAGCAAGCAGATGGACTGACTAATGGTGGTTTTGCACTCGAGTCCTGTTTGCAGCCCCCTGATGTGGCTGAGGAGATATTATGTTTCAGTGAAGGAATCTACTCTGTTgctcctgcagagagaaacaATCCAATAAGTTTTTTCAAAACACCTAAACTGGAGGCCATGGCCTTCCCTGTGCAGTTTCCTACAGGCCAAAACACACTTGATGAAAGAAGGCTGATCAAAGTATCCCCCAGTGGGTATTTCAAATCAAGACTTTTCTGCATTGATGATCGTTTTGCCAAAGACACAAACTATTTATTCTTTGCACAGTTTGTGACTGAAATACACTTGGCTACATCCAGCATGACAGTACAGTTAAGGAAGGCAAAGCCTCTGACCAGAGATGGTAGAAAAATAACCTCAGGCATGTTACAAGATAAACATGAGGTGGAGAAACTGGTGCGAAATAAAGATGCAGTGAGATTCATGCAGCCTCTGAGAGGAACCCCAGCCTATTGGGAGAAAACAACAAGAGATCTTTTTGCCATGATCAGACAGTTGGGAACTCCCACGttcttttgcacattttcagCTGCTGAAATGCGCTGGCCTGAAGTGATCGAGGCAATAACAAGGCAGCAAGGTGAACAAGTGAATTTTGAAGGACTCGACTGGTCAGCAAAGTGTGACATCCTGAGAAGCAATCCTGTCACAACAATGCGCATGTTTGACAAGAGAGTTGAAGCATTATTCAGAGATTTACTCTTATCTCCCGCAGAGCCACTTGGCAAAGTCATTGACTACTTTTACAGAGTTGAGTTTCAGCACAGAGGAAGCCCACACATACACTGCCTCCTGTGGGTAgaaggtgctcctgtgtttgaGGAGGATGATGAGCAAACTGTTCTTGATTTTATAAACAAATACATCACAGCTCAGCTGCCTGATCCACATAAACAACCTGAACTGTACAAAAAAGTAACAGAAGTGCAAAAACACAGTAAGAACCACACAAAGACGTGCTTTAGGAGTTTAAGCTCCGGGTGCCGTTTTGGTTTTCCCAAACCACCCTGCAATGAGACAATGATCACAAGACCCAGTGAGGATGATGCACTGGAAGTAGAAACGGCAAAGAACAAGCTCAGACCACTGAACCAGCTGCTGAATGAACCTGAAACTGCTTCCATGAGTTTAGAGCAGCTCTTGGAAAGATGCAAGTTGACACATGCAGAATATGAGAGATACCTGAATAAAATGAACATGAGGAGTACGATCATACTAAAGCGTGATCCAAAAGACTCTTGGATAAACGGCTATAATCCACATCTGCTTGAAGCCTGGAACAGTAATATCGACATAAGCTTTGTTTTAGATGCTTTTGGTGCTGCAaattatttaatgaaatataTATCAAAAAAAGAGGGCGGGCTATCTGAGTACCTGAAAACTGTCATTGAGAACTCCCATAAGGACAGTGTAAATGAGTGCGATGAAATGAGAGCCGTCATGCAGGCATATTCAAAGAAGCGAGAGATCAGTGCACAGGAGTGTGTTGCTCGTGCATGTGGTCTTCACATGAAGCAATGCTCACGTGCTGTAATATTCATTCCAACTGATGATAATCCTGTGAAAATGAGTCGTCCCCTGTCAGTTCTGGACAACACAACACCTGAGTCTTCCAATGTTTGGATGACATCTTTGAATGACAAATACAAAGCCAGACCTGAAACACCAGAGTATGAGGAGATGTGCATGGCAGACTTTGCTGCTACTTGCAGGATTGTCTATGGCCAACAGAAAAAAGGTAAAGATGTTTTGCCCCTTCTCAATGAGATGGGGTTTGTGCAAAGGCGCAAAAACAATAAGCCTGCTATCATCAGATTTCACCGCTGCTCACAAGAAAAACATCCAGAGCAATATTACGGAAGACTGCTTAAACTGTACCTTCCTCATCGTTCAGACCACGAA contains the following coding sequences:
- the LOC113015166 gene encoding uncharacterized protein LOC113015166; this translates as MKQLMRDRYQSNLAFRIMHNMRCAMKIKRKYRWVNRQTQESDNSVINEAISVFKSQIKVGPSYPCTVCFKASFPNQVRPCTRSKYVKNPHVVATCLTGRFVHVCDENCRNEQCNVPDERKREWICHTCHDHLKNGSMPALAVANKLDLADIPAELSDLNILERHLIAKCIPFAKIIPLPKGRQRAIRGNVVCVPSEVQETVETLPRLRINSQVMRVKLKRRLSYKGHQLFQTVSWSKLVQALHKLKQIHPQYKDVSIRDDAELCDPTLPDEDDEDDDDENMNEDDYDEADLMEIDSCEKNALSEAQNINEQDIDMLPCDGEQSHEQMRDDSEQADGLTNGGFALESCLQPPDVAEEILCFSEGIYSVAPAERNNPISFFKTPKLEAMAFPVQFPTGQNTLDERRLIKVSPSGYFKSRLFCIDDRFAKDTNYLFFAQFVTEIHLATSSMTVQLRKAKPLTRDGRKITSGMLQDKHEVEKLVRNKDAVRFMQPLRGTPAYWEKTTRDLFAMIRQLGTPTFFCTFSAAEMRWPEVIEAITRQQGEQVNFEGLDWSAKCDILRSNPVTTMRMFDKRVEALFRDLLLSPAEPLGKVIDYFYRVEFQHRGSPHIHCLLWVEGAPVFEEDDEQTVLDFINKYITAQLPDPHKQPELYKKVTEVQKHSKNHTKTCFRSLSSGCRFGFPKPPCNETMITRPSEDDALEVETAKNKLRPLNQLLNEPETASMSLEQLLERCKLTHAEYERYLNKMNMRSTIILKRDPKDSWINGYNPHLLEAWNSNIDISFVLDAFGAANYLMKYISKKEGGLSEYLKTVIENSHKDSVNECDEMRAVMQAYSKKREISAQECVARACGLHMKQCSRAVIFIPTDDNPVKMSRPLSVLDNTTPESSNVWMTSLNDKYKARPETPEYEEMCMADFAATCRIVYGQQKKGKDVLPLLNEMGFVQRRKNNKPAIIRFHRCSQEKHPEQYYGRLLKLYLPHRSDHELKTPSLPTYQAFYGAGCVQLPGTDRLEYVQHIVKRNREKYEKNSEEIESAVEEYEQNRGVTDEWCNLAPESDLVRLPLVEQERERDNENEQEDVPDYSRQADASTEVRAIREPPAIDPTLLRQMFQNLNKKQACIFYAVRDWCIKRVCALNPEQFFFYINGGAGTGKSHLIKCIYSEASKILSKVPRYADDVDISKPTVLLTAFTGTAAFNISGTTLHSLLKLPRSLKPPIQGLGNQLDEVRSELLNAEIIVIDEVSMVSRHLFAYVDARLKQIKGTRRPFGGMSVIAVGDFYQLPPVRQSKPLCVHDPSEIDLWREHFQMITLTEIMRQKDDVVFAEMLNRIRVKGKLDELCEADRDLLLQAITEPAHCPTDALHIFATNKEVDAHNSATLALLHTHIIDIHADDYRKDPRTGRMALQDRPLKGGKNELPDTLKVAEGARVMLTRNIDIQNGLVNGAFGILLRVVHSENDQHIIKLGLKMDNETSGKNNRTPADDMVYIERAEENLKQKGVVRRQFPVKLAFACTIHKVQGMTTTSAVVSLKSIFEPGMAYVAVSRVTSLSGLYLLDMEEKKIFTNPEITAALENMRQANLDDMMPLLHVRQTLSRSEVFTIVHHNTEGLPAHINDIKSHHELCLADVLCLTETHLRGSFVAESLHLENYNLFKRNRHLSYTNFPQMANRSGGGVAVYVKSDIQVHEKQYIHNVTDLEFLALKVEAPVSALIAVVYRPPDYTLRPFLKNLSRDTQD